AGAGGTTATTATCATCGACGGTTTTCCAAGAAGTGTCGAGCAGATGGAAGCTTTGGACAAGATGCTTCAAGAAAACCCTTCTATCAAACTAGAAGCCGTTATCGAAGTGGTTGTAAGCGAAGAAACAGCACGTGAACGAGTACTTGGTCGAGCAAGAGGTGCCGATGACAATGTAGAAGTCTTCAATAACCGAATGAAACTCTATCTTGAACCACTCAATCAGATAGAAGAGTTCTATGAAAAAAAAGGGCTACTGAAAAAAATAGATGGTGAGCGAACCATTGAAGAGATCGTAGCAGATATGGAAAGCTTTATCCTGCAAAAAATCGATGAAAACGCCTAATTTCTATGCCCTCATCATCGGTACAGAAATCCTCAACGGCAGAAGAGAAGATAAACATTTCCCTTTTTTGAGAGAGGAACTGCTCAGACGCGGTTTCACTCTCAAAGCCTCCATGATTATTGAAGATGATCCATCATTGATGGAGTCTGTCTATAGCCTTATTAAAGATGATCCTCATAGCGTTCTTTTTAGTTTTGGTGGCATAGGAGCTACACCCGATGATTATACAAGAATGGTAGCAGCGAAAGTTTTTGGAGATGGAAAGCTGTATGAACATCCAGAGGCTAAAAGGCGCATAATTGATCAATTTAAAGAGGATGCCTATCCTTATCGTATCAACATGGCAAAACTTCCAATAGGAGCAAATCTTTTGGATAATCCCATCAACAATGTGCCTGGTTTTTATCTTCAAAACAGGTTCTTCTTTGTTCCTGGTTTTCCCCAAATGGCCCATCCTATGGTACGACAGGCACTCGATCTTTTCTTTCCCAAAAACAGCAAAAAATTTCGTTACACCGTCTGTATCAAGGCGAGTGAAAACGATCTGTTGGATATTATGAAAAAGATCCCAAAAGAACTCGAGTTCTCCTCTCTCCCTTCTATAAAAAATGGACAATATATG
This region of Nitratiruptor sp. YY08-10 genomic DNA includes:
- a CDS encoding adenylate kinase — protein: MKKLFLIIGAPGSGKTTDAEIIAKKHSDLIAHYSTGDLLREEVKKGTPLGATIASFIDNGQLVPLEIVMDTIKNAILNSDKEVIIIDGFPRSVEQMEALDKMLQENPSIKLEAVIEVVVSEETARERVLGRARGADDNVEVFNNRMKLYLEPLNQIEEFYEKKGLLKKIDGERTIEEIVADMESFILQKIDENA
- a CDS encoding molybdopterin-binding protein, which gives rise to MKTPNFYALIIGTEILNGRREDKHFPFLREELLRRGFTLKASMIIEDDPSLMESVYSLIKDDPHSVLFSFGGIGATPDDYTRMVAAKVFGDGKLYEHPEAKRRIIDQFKEDAYPYRINMAKLPIGANLLDNPINNVPGFYLQNRFFFVPGFPQMAHPMVRQALDLFFPKNSKKFRYTVCIKASENDLLDIMKKIPKELEFSSLPSIKNGQYMDVLSIASYDKEVAKEWFDYIIHEVEKRGFSYKVDNCR